The following proteins are co-located in the Sphingobacteriaceae bacterium genome:
- a CDS encoding molybdopterin-dependent oxidoreductase, whose protein sequence is MKILKLIVNGHEHNLLVNEHDTLARVLREKVFLTGTKIGCEQGSCGACTVWAEGKPVQSCISPALRYEGLSITTIEGIGDAEKMHRLQKKFVEYGAVQCGYCTPGMIMTSLSFLNENPNPSRNEIREAISGNLCRCTGYIKIIDAIEAYVKNEDKCTCNGDCKSEKDEKVKHLVGVGRPYIEANKKVTGSADYADDIQTKNALHCRFLRSTYPHAHIISINTDKANNLKGVKYILTGKELPISFGVLPISQDETAMAVHKTRYVGEIVAAVAAETEELAEAACRLIKVEYSPIHPFLEMDESIQDIGEKEKIHAHVKFNNNIHKKAELRFGDQKKGLEEADHRLDMSFDFKGINHAFTEPHAATAWWDENGLNIITATQVPHYLHRFLAKVLEVPMSRVRVIKPYVGGGFGGKSDPFPHEMIIAHIARKTGRPVRTRFNREEVFLSNHGRHPGKINMSIGIDSKGLLKVLDANILIDGGAYGSFGVVTSYYNGVLLQAPYKLENFGFKTLRVYTNKPQSGAMRGHGAVNSRFAIETMLDCMAEKLKIDPCELRMKNFLDSHTLTVGQYRITSNGSKLSLQKVVEESGWKQKFGKLEKGHGIGMACGFFISGSALPIHWNEYPQSVVHLKVDLDGRVLITSGASDIGQGSDTMLAIVVGEVLGINIDDIYVLAADTLLTPIDLGSYSSRVTFMAGNAAKTAAENLKNIIMKSVSLKFDRNTDELIFENRRVFTSDKHIDLSWNDAVEIATRKVGALTVSGAYNSPKLGGDFKGAGAGLSPSYSFGALVAEVKVDIQTGAVKVLNMWGAHDCGKAINPLAVQGQLEGSWHMGMGQAISEEMLYHKGLLANANFLNYKIPTSLDVPDIHTNIIETIDPEGPFGGKECGEGALHPSLPAITNAIYNAVGVRITSLPVRPEEILKKMKELNLKKTSAL, encoded by the coding sequence ATGAAAATATTGAAACTGATCGTCAATGGCCATGAACATAATTTATTGGTAAATGAGCATGATACGTTGGCCAGAGTGTTACGAGAAAAAGTTTTCCTCACCGGAACTAAAATAGGATGTGAACAAGGAAGCTGTGGCGCGTGTACCGTTTGGGCCGAAGGCAAACCGGTACAAAGCTGTATTTCTCCCGCCTTAAGGTATGAAGGCTTAAGTATTACTACCATTGAAGGTATTGGTGACGCAGAAAAAATGCACCGCCTTCAGAAAAAATTTGTTGAATACGGTGCTGTACAATGCGGTTATTGCACCCCCGGAATGATAATGACTTCTTTATCGTTTTTAAATGAAAATCCTAACCCTTCACGTAATGAAATTAGAGAAGCTATTTCCGGAAATTTATGTCGTTGTACCGGTTACATTAAAATCATAGATGCCATTGAAGCTTATGTAAAGAATGAGGATAAATGCACTTGCAACGGAGATTGCAAATCAGAAAAAGATGAAAAAGTAAAGCATCTGGTGGGAGTTGGTCGACCCTATATTGAAGCAAACAAAAAAGTTACGGGAAGTGCCGATTATGCGGATGATATACAAACCAAAAATGCACTTCATTGCCGATTCCTTCGTAGCACATACCCACACGCTCATATCATTTCTATTAATACTGATAAAGCTAATAATCTAAAAGGGGTTAAATACATTTTAACTGGAAAAGAATTACCCATTTCATTTGGCGTACTACCCATTTCACAGGATGAAACGGCAATGGCTGTTCATAAAACAAGATATGTAGGAGAAATTGTTGCCGCCGTTGCAGCAGAAACTGAAGAATTGGCTGAAGCCGCATGTCGATTAATCAAAGTGGAATATTCACCAATTCATCCATTTCTTGAAATGGATGAATCAATTCAGGATATTGGGGAAAAGGAAAAAATTCATGCACATGTAAAGTTTAATAATAATATTCATAAAAAAGCAGAACTTCGCTTTGGCGATCAGAAAAAAGGTCTCGAAGAAGCCGATCATAGGCTCGACATGAGTTTTGACTTTAAGGGGATTAACCACGCATTTACTGAACCGCATGCTGCTACCGCCTGGTGGGACGAAAATGGATTAAACATTATCACGGCTACACAAGTTCCACATTATTTACACCGCTTTTTAGCTAAAGTATTAGAAGTGCCAATGAGTAGGGTTCGTGTTATCAAACCATACGTAGGAGGAGGATTTGGCGGAAAAAGTGATCCTTTTCCACATGAAATGATTATAGCACATATTGCCAGAAAAACCGGACGACCTGTACGCACCCGTTTCAATAGAGAAGAGGTGTTTTTAAGTAACCACGGGCGTCATCCGGGTAAAATCAATATGTCAATAGGCATTGACTCCAAAGGCTTGTTAAAAGTTTTGGATGCTAATATTTTAATCGACGGAGGTGCTTACGGAAGTTTTGGAGTAGTAACATCGTATTATAATGGCGTGTTATTACAAGCTCCATACAAATTGGAAAATTTTGGATTTAAAACCTTACGTGTTTACACCAATAAACCTCAATCGGGTGCCATGCGAGGTCATGGGGCGGTAAACTCGCGTTTTGCCATTGAAACTATGCTAGATTGTATGGCTGAAAAATTAAAAATAGATCCATGCGAATTGCGAATGAAAAATTTTTTGGACTCGCATACACTTACTGTTGGCCAATATCGCATTACTTCTAATGGTAGTAAATTGAGTTTGCAAAAAGTTGTGGAAGAATCGGGATGGAAGCAAAAATTCGGCAAACTTGAAAAAGGACACGGCATTGGAATGGCATGCGGTTTTTTTATAAGCGGAAGTGCTTTGCCTATACACTGGAATGAATACCCTCAATCTGTTGTACATTTGAAGGTGGATCTTGACGGAAGAGTATTGATAACTTCCGGAGCAAGCGACATAGGCCAGGGAAGCGACACCATGTTAGCCATTGTAGTTGGAGAAGTGCTAGGGATAAATATTGATGATATTTATGTATTAGCTGCCGACACCTTGCTTACTCCAATTGATTTGGGCAGTTATTCTAGCCGCGTAACATTTATGGCCGGCAATGCAGCTAAAACAGCTGCGGAAAATCTAAAAAACATAATTATGAAAAGTGTGAGCCTGAAATTTGATCGAAATACCGATGAATTAATATTTGAAAACAGAAGAGTTTTTACATCCGATAAGCATATTGATTTAAGCTGGAACGATGCCGTAGAAATTGCTACCCGTAAAGTAGGCGCATTAACCGTGAGTGGCGCATATAATTCACCAAAACTGGGGGGAGATTTTAAAGGCGCTGGAGCGGGATTAAGTCCTTCGTATAGTTTTGGTGCACTGGTTGCTGAAGTAAAAGTTGACATCCAAACTGGTGCCGTAAAAGTATTAAATATGTGGGGCGCACATGATTGCGGTAAGGCTATAAATCCACTTGCTGTACAAGGGCAACTGGAAGGATCATGGCATATGGGCATGGGACAAGCTATCAGCGAAGAAATGTTGTACCATAAAGGTTTGCTAGCTAACGCTAATTTTCTAAACTATAAAATTCCTACTTCCTTAGATGTGCCGGATATTCATACTAATATTATTGAAACTATTGACCCGGAAGGACCATTTGGAGGTAAAGAATGCGGAGAAGGAGCTTTACATCCGTCCTTACCCGCTATTACCAATGCCATTTACAATGCAGTAGGAGTTCGCATTACTTCCTTACCAGTTCGGCCTGAGGAAATCCTAAAAAAAATGAAAGAATTAAACCTTAAAAAAACTTCTGCCTTATGA
- a CDS encoding alpha/beta hydrolase, translating into MLYVNLNKKIKIAYTIIGELKAGRPILLFLHEGMGSILQFKNFPEKLCSELNLPGLVFDRYGYGFSTPLQEERSDEYLEYESRINLPLFLEKLKLQNRELILIGHSDGASIALLYASMFPENVKALVSMAAHVFTENISITSAHALENKYYSNEIFRKKLSKYHFGHTESTLLAFTRTIKRESFKQWNIESYLGYIKAPVLVIQGEEDKYGTESQVDSIMKHCKNKNNKKVIIEKCGHSPHLEKQEFVLNKINEFLLILN; encoded by the coding sequence ATGCTGTACGTAAATCTCAACAAAAAAATAAAAATTGCTTACACCATTATTGGTGAACTAAAAGCAGGCCGGCCTATTCTCCTTTTTTTACACGAAGGAATGGGGAGTATTCTTCAATTCAAAAATTTTCCTGAAAAACTTTGTAGTGAATTAAACTTACCCGGACTTGTTTTTGATCGCTACGGTTATGGCTTTTCAACACCCTTACAAGAAGAAAGATCAGATGAATACCTAGAATATGAATCGCGCATTAACCTTCCCTTATTTCTGGAAAAATTAAAATTACAAAATAGAGAATTAATATTAATTGGGCATAGCGATGGTGCAAGCATTGCCTTACTTTACGCTTCTATGTTTCCTGAAAATGTTAAAGCCCTAGTTAGTATGGCAGCTCATGTTTTTACTGAAAATATTAGTATAACAAGTGCACATGCGCTTGAAAATAAATATTATTCCAATGAAATATTCAGGAAAAAATTAAGTAAATATCACTTCGGCCATACCGAAAGCACATTGCTTGCTTTTACGCGTACAATTAAAAGGGAATCATTTAAACAATGGAATATAGAATCGTACCTAGGGTACATTAAGGCGCCTGTATTGGTTATACAAGGAGAAGAGGATAAATACGGAACAGAATCACAAGTAGATTCAATTATGAAACATTGTAAAAATAAGAATAATAAGAAGGTAATCATTGAAAAATGTGGGCACTCACCACATTTAGAAAAACAGGAATTTGTTTTAAATAAAATTAATGAATTTCTATTAATTCTCAATTAA
- a CDS encoding hemerythrin domain-containing protein: protein MNIKNNPIHILNIEHEHISKLNNIIFTLKDEWKTDEQHYQKQVEYIFYFLQKYSDGYHHFKEEEILFPAMSQHPEFLLQGILDELKEHHENFREYIAEAIDALEEKNFEKVQSILEKLITELMDHIAIENDELFVMAENLFTEKELEEIFFRFSDIDRELGKENKLEIEKIPALIKTS from the coding sequence ATGAACATAAAAAATAACCCCATTCATATTCTAAATATAGAGCATGAGCATATCAGTAAATTGAATAATATTATTTTTACACTAAAAGATGAATGGAAAACAGATGAACAACATTACCAAAAACAAGTTGAATATATTTTTTACTTCCTCCAAAAATACAGTGATGGATATCATCATTTTAAAGAAGAAGAGATATTGTTCCCGGCTATGAGCCAACACCCGGAATTCCTGCTTCAAGGTATTTTGGATGAGCTAAAGGAACATCATGAGAATTTTAGGGAATATATTGCTGAAGCGATTGATGCTTTAGAAGAAAAAAACTTTGAGAAAGTTCAAAGTATTTTAGAAAAACTCATTACCGAATTAATGGACCATATTGCCATCGAAAACGATGAACTTTTCGTTATGGCCGAAAATTTATTTACTGAAAAAGAATTAGAGGAAATATTTTTTCGCTTTTCCGATATAGATAGAGAACTTGGAAAAGAAAATAAGCTAGAGATAGAGAAAATTCCCGCACTAATCAAAACCAGCTAA
- a CDS encoding FAD binding domain-containing protein encodes MMVHEKKYILPTTISDAVHLAKIHNETARFIAGGTDIMVNKFQNNEKSLVLIDITSLNELKNINEHGEYIRIGALVTLHDLIKHPVLQHKIPALTKAAASVGTPLIRSNATIGGNILCENRCLYYNQSEWWREAVGHCLKCNGNVCIATGGDNACFSECVSDTAAVLISLQSKIRYITKEGAEKTELLQNIYTGDGVNPRNIRNTDLILEILIPHSNAVNCDFQKLRLRESLEFTSLSSAVSIDESGKIRVTLTGIDPKPVFIETDKNESVDLLSKRILKIARPVNNDVFTRNYRRNMVSIFIQKSYKNLGI; translated from the coding sequence ATGATGGTTCACGAAAAAAAATATATTCTCCCAACAACAATTTCAGATGCAGTTCATTTAGCCAAAATCCATAATGAAACCGCACGGTTTATTGCAGGAGGAACAGATATAATGGTTAATAAATTTCAAAACAATGAAAAAAGTTTAGTATTAATTGACATCACTTCATTAAACGAATTGAAAAATATTAACGAGCACGGAGAATATATTCGAATTGGTGCACTAGTTACTTTACATGATCTAATAAAACATCCTGTATTACAACATAAGATTCCGGCTTTAACTAAAGCAGCAGCCTCTGTAGGAACACCTTTAATAAGATCAAATGCAACCATAGGTGGAAATATCTTATGTGAAAACAGATGTTTGTATTATAACCAATCCGAATGGTGGAGAGAAGCAGTTGGTCATTGTTTAAAATGCAACGGCAATGTTTGCATTGCTACAGGTGGTGATAATGCTTGTTTCTCAGAATGTGTTTCTGATACTGCAGCCGTATTAATTAGTTTACAATCCAAAATCAGGTATATTACAAAAGAAGGCGCAGAAAAAACAGAACTCTTACAAAATATTTATACCGGCGACGGTGTTAATCCAAGAAACATTCGCAACACGGATTTAATATTGGAAATTCTTATCCCTCATTCAAACGCTGTAAATTGCGATTTTCAAAAGCTTCGCCTAAGAGAATCATTGGAATTTACTTCCTTAAGTTCAGCCGTAAGTATTGATGAAAGTGGAAAAATAAGAGTGACCTTAACAGGAATAGATCCTAAACCTGTATTTATTGAAACAGATAAAAATGAATCGGTGGATTTATTGTCCAAACGTATATTGAAGATTGCTCGCCCGGTGAATAACGATGTTTTTACCCGAAATTACAGAAGAAACATGGTATCTATTTTTATTCAAAAAAGTTACAAAAACTTAGGTATATGA
- the oah gene encoding 6-oxocyclohex-1-ene-1-carbonyl-CoA hydratase, which yields MSHLVNHNILEEKKYNAIIYEKRPCLNTDGKAVNELFNAWIILNNPKQYNSYTTNAVKEIILAFGEASNDRSVVAVVFTGTEDKAFCTGGNTKEYAEYYSGNPQEYSQYMRLFNDMVSAILKCEKPVINRVNGMRIGGGQEIGMACDFTVASDLARFGQAGPKHGSAAIGGATDFLHLYIGVERAMSSLTLCEPFTAHQALNIGMITDIAPALKVDGKFIANPLVNTEKYADEYGRVIFGAMKSGEELAKAKELMAKGTIDLSKLDELVDRFIAKLLHTFPNCLHKTLTEVRKKKLEHWDMNKESSREWLALNMMTEAKAGFRAFNEGPKHDREIDFVKLRQLLAQGKEWDEEMHRAISPQFKKEKI from the coding sequence ATGTCACATTTAGTCAATCATAATATACTGGAGGAAAAAAAGTATAATGCTATTATTTATGAAAAAAGGCCTTGCTTAAATACAGACGGGAAAGCAGTGAATGAACTATTTAATGCTTGGATAATTTTAAATAATCCTAAACAATATAATTCATATACCACTAATGCAGTTAAAGAAATAATATTAGCTTTTGGGGAAGCTTCCAACGATAGAAGTGTGGTGGCAGTTGTATTCACAGGAACAGAAGATAAAGCTTTTTGTACTGGTGGAAATACCAAAGAATACGCAGAGTATTATTCGGGAAATCCACAAGAGTATTCACAATACATGCGATTGTTTAATGATATGGTTTCTGCAATTCTAAAATGTGAAAAGCCAGTTATTAATAGAGTGAATGGAATGCGCATTGGTGGTGGACAAGAAATAGGCATGGCTTGTGATTTTACGGTAGCATCAGATCTTGCACGATTCGGTCAGGCCGGACCTAAACACGGATCGGCAGCAATTGGAGGGGCCACTGATTTTTTACACTTGTATATTGGGGTTGAAAGGGCTATGTCATCGCTCACCCTTTGTGAACCTTTTACTGCACATCAGGCTCTTAATATTGGCATGATAACGGATATAGCTCCGGCATTAAAAGTTGACGGAAAGTTTATAGCAAATCCATTAGTTAATACAGAAAAGTATGCAGACGAATATGGAAGGGTGATTTTTGGCGCAATGAAGTCGGGTGAGGAACTTGCAAAAGCAAAGGAACTAATGGCAAAAGGAACAATAGATCTTTCAAAATTGGATGAACTTGTAGATCGATTCATAGCTAAACTACTACATACATTTCCCAATTGTTTACACAAAACACTTACTGAAGTGAGGAAGAAAAAGCTAGAGCACTGGGACATGAATAAAGAAAGCAGTAGGGAGTGGCTGGCCTTAAATATGATGACTGAAGCCAAAGCCGGTTTCAGGGCTTTTAATGAAGGACCTAAGCATGATAGAGAAATTGATTTTGTAAAACTTCGTCAATTATTAGCTCAAGGTAAAGAGTGGGATGAGGAAATGCATAGAGCTATTTCCCCTCAGTTTAAAAAAGAAAAAATCTGA
- the had gene encoding 6-hydroxycyclohex-1-ene-1-carbonyl-CoA dehydrogenase, whose product MEKLKQWQMTELNKEFCLVETEMPVITENDALIKVAGCGVCHTDLSFWHEGVKTKKELPLTLGHEISGTVLKGPSQLVGKNVIIPAVLPCGDCELCNKGRSNMCQNQKMPGNDFHGGFASHIVVPHKYLCLVPDKILTEYSLEQVSVIADAISTPYQVMKKSEIESGDLAIVIGVGGVGVYGALIAKILGAKVLAIDINEDKLVQAKKNGVDAILNSNGLNIKEIKNKVKERAKELNAPKYGWKIFEFSGTAAGQDLAFNLITFTSTLSIVGFTMNKLEVRLSNLMAFDAKLIGTWGCKPELYPEVVQLIAEGKLKIKDFVQTFPMSNINEVFKNTLEHKYEKRSVLVPDFV is encoded by the coding sequence ATGGAAAAATTAAAACAATGGCAAATGACTGAACTAAATAAAGAGTTCTGTTTAGTTGAAACTGAAATGCCTGTAATTACCGAAAATGATGCTTTGATAAAAGTAGCCGGATGTGGTGTTTGTCATACCGATTTGAGTTTTTGGCACGAAGGCGTTAAAACAAAAAAAGAGTTGCCACTCACTTTAGGTCATGAAATAAGTGGAACCGTTTTAAAAGGTCCTTCTCAATTAGTTGGAAAAAATGTAATTATACCGGCTGTGCTTCCTTGTGGTGATTGCGAATTGTGTAATAAAGGAAGAAGTAATATGTGTCAAAATCAAAAAATGCCCGGAAATGATTTTCATGGAGGCTTTGCTTCTCATATTGTGGTACCTCATAAATATCTTTGTCTGGTTCCGGATAAAATCTTAACAGAATATTCGCTTGAACAGGTTTCTGTAATTGCCGATGCCATTTCAACGCCTTATCAGGTTATGAAAAAATCCGAAATCGAAAGCGGGGATTTAGCAATCGTAATTGGAGTAGGTGGAGTTGGCGTTTATGGAGCACTTATTGCTAAAATACTTGGAGCAAAAGTTCTTGCAATTGATATTAACGAGGACAAATTAGTTCAGGCTAAAAAAAATGGAGTTGATGCTATATTAAATTCGAATGGACTAAACATTAAAGAAATAAAAAACAAAGTTAAAGAAAGAGCTAAAGAATTAAATGCGCCAAAATATGGTTGGAAAATATTTGAATTCTCCGGAACTGCTGCAGGTCAGGATTTAGCATTTAATTTAATCACATTCACTTCTACTTTAAGCATTGTGGGATTTACAATGAATAAGCTGGAAGTAAGATTAAGTAATTTAATGGCTTTCGATGCCAAATTAATTGGCACTTGGGGTTGTAAACCCGAGTTGTATCCGGAAGTTGTTCAATTAATTGCTGAGGGTAAATTAAAAATAAAAGATTTTGTACAAACGTTCCCTATGTCAAATATCAATGAGGTATTCAAAAATACACTTGAACATAAGTATGAAAAACGGTCTGTATTAGTGCCTGATTTTGTTTAG
- a CDS encoding enoyl-CoA hydratase/isomerase family protein, with translation MKKIKLNYSHKNTVANIVLDDGKGNVLDNIMMLEILHCIKEFEVNKNLKLITFQGEGKHFSFGASVEEHTQELAETMLRTFHKIFNEIADLKIPTMAKISGQCLGGGLELALICNLLFADKTAKLGQPEILLGVFPPPASIILPEKIGLARAEELLLTGRSMDADEALKIGLLHQVHDDKIALNEGVEEWIQKNIIPKSASSLRFAVSAARIKFNHVLLNFLPKLEYMYTQQLMNTKDANEGINSFLEKRQPVWENE, from the coding sequence ATGAAAAAGATAAAATTAAATTATTCTCACAAGAACACTGTGGCAAATATTGTTTTGGATGATGGAAAGGGGAATGTGTTGGATAATATTATGATGCTGGAAATTCTGCATTGTATTAAAGAATTTGAAGTGAATAAAAATTTAAAGCTTATTACTTTTCAAGGTGAGGGAAAACATTTTTCTTTTGGGGCAAGTGTAGAAGAGCACACGCAAGAATTGGCCGAAACCATGTTACGAACTTTTCACAAAATATTTAACGAAATAGCTGATTTGAAAATACCAACTATGGCTAAGATTTCAGGGCAATGCCTAGGTGGAGGATTAGAACTTGCTTTAATTTGTAATTTATTGTTTGCTGATAAAACAGCTAAATTAGGTCAGCCTGAGATTTTATTAGGTGTTTTTCCGCCACCTGCATCAATAATATTACCTGAAAAAATTGGTTTAGCACGTGCCGAAGAATTGTTGTTAACCGGGAGAAGTATGGATGCTGATGAAGCACTGAAAATTGGTTTATTGCATCAAGTTCATGATGATAAAATTGCTTTGAATGAAGGTGTGGAAGAGTGGATACAGAAAAATATTATACCTAAAAGCGCATCTTCTTTGCGATTCGCTGTAAGTGCCGCAAGAATAAAGTTTAATCATGTGTTACTTAATTTTCTACCGAAACTTGAATATATGTATACACAGCAACTGATGAACACTAAAGATGCAAATGAAGGGATAAACTCCTTTTTAGAAAAAAGGCAACCTGTTTGGGAAAACGAATAA
- a CDS encoding 3-hydroxyacyl-CoA dehydrogenase/enoyl-CoA hydratase family protein, protein MRNIKIVGVIGAGTMGAAIAQKFAQEGYTVYLNDREQKFVDKGINGIRNVLEQGIERKLFTREQVDNVLTKIIGSIKQVDLVKCDLIVEAIFEDFKIKSELFKALDKIVPKETILATNTSSFSVTELAKSVSNPARFIGLHYFYHAAKNRLVEIIPGAQTSEETYKSVQNFSIQSGKDAITTKDVYGFAVNRFFVPWLNEACKLLNEGMGSIFEIDNVCMKIFGIGMGPFALMNATGVPIAMHAQKTLEHFGPSYKVSEKLEQQVSSGQNWDLSDVENSKVTSEKEMLISERMLGCTFFVCSQILEEKVCSAVDLNRGAKIGLRWRFGPIDLMSKYGVPEVERMVNRYCDLYKEEIPKGIKASNWKMEFITLTIHNTIACITMSRPEDLNALNEEVVQQLDSKFTEAESNPNVKTIILTGSGKAFVAGADIKFFVKNIKQQSIEKIVNFTKYGQGVFRKIDQSRKKVVTILNGLALGGGMELALCADVLLAVDKTKIAFPETGIGIYPGLGGTQRTTQRIGKGLAKYLVLSGQMISAKQAYEIGLIDGIIKMEDISAYVSGEREIPPRVNQKLSDKWLAIAKLYSDNNYKDILLGNYSNGGLQKEEIESLIKAMKFKAPIAMKFADELIEEANGPESELTKLVDIFSTKDALLGLSSIGKKVEYTGE, encoded by the coding sequence ATGAGAAATATTAAAATAGTTGGGGTGATTGGTGCGGGCACAATGGGTGCGGCCATAGCTCAAAAATTTGCACAGGAAGGGTACACGGTATATTTGAATGATCGTGAACAAAAATTTGTTGATAAAGGAATTAATGGTATTCGCAATGTGTTAGAGCAGGGTATTGAAAGAAAATTATTTACTCGCGAACAGGTTGATAACGTATTAACTAAAATCATCGGGTCAATAAAACAGGTTGATTTAGTTAAATGCGACCTCATCGTAGAAGCAATTTTTGAAGATTTTAAAATTAAATCTGAATTATTTAAAGCTTTGGATAAGATTGTGCCTAAAGAAACAATACTGGCTACCAATACTTCTTCATTTTCAGTAACTGAACTAGCCAAATCCGTTTCGAATCCGGCAAGATTTATCGGCCTCCATTATTTTTATCACGCAGCAAAAAATCGTTTGGTTGAAATTATTCCTGGGGCTCAAACCTCCGAAGAGACTTATAAATCTGTTCAAAATTTTTCAATTCAATCCGGTAAAGATGCCATCACCACAAAAGATGTTTATGGTTTTGCAGTGAATCGTTTTTTTGTCCCTTGGTTAAATGAAGCCTGTAAATTACTTAACGAAGGAATGGGTAGTATATTTGAAATAGATAATGTGTGCATGAAAATTTTTGGAATAGGAATGGGACCTTTTGCTTTAATGAATGCTACTGGCGTTCCTATCGCAATGCACGCGCAAAAGACATTAGAACATTTTGGCCCTTCTTATAAAGTTTCGGAAAAACTTGAACAGCAAGTTAGTAGTGGACAAAATTGGGATCTTAGTGATGTAGAAAATTCAAAGGTCACTTCCGAAAAAGAAATGTTAATAAGCGAAAGAATGTTAGGCTGTACTTTTTTTGTTTGCTCACAAATATTAGAAGAAAAAGTTTGTTCTGCTGTGGATTTAAATAGAGGAGCAAAAATAGGATTGCGTTGGCGTTTTGGACCTATTGATCTTATGAGCAAATATGGAGTGCCTGAAGTAGAAAGAATGGTTAATCGATATTGTGACTTATATAAAGAAGAAATACCGAAAGGGATAAAAGCTTCAAATTGGAAAATGGAATTTATTACACTTACAATACACAACACTATCGCATGCATTACTATGTCAAGGCCTGAAGATTTGAATGCTTTGAACGAAGAAGTGGTTCAGCAACTAGATTCTAAATTCACAGAGGCGGAAAGTAATCCGAATGTAAAAACTATAATCTTAACCGGTTCCGGAAAGGCATTTGTTGCTGGTGCAGATATCAAGTTTTTTGTAAAAAATATTAAACAACAATCAATTGAGAAAATTGTAAATTTCACTAAATATGGGCAGGGAGTTTTCCGGAAAATTGATCAAAGTCGGAAAAAAGTGGTAACGATTTTAAACGGTTTGGCATTAGGAGGAGGGATGGAACTGGCATTGTGCGCCGACGTTTTGTTGGCCGTAGACAAAACAAAAATTGCATTTCCTGAAACCGGAATTGGTATATATCCGGGATTAGGTGGCACACAAAGAACAACCCAAAGAATTGGAAAAGGATTAGCGAAATACCTTGTATTGAGTGGACAAATGATAAGTGCCAAGCAAGCCTATGAAATTGGTTTGATTGACGGAATAATAAAAATGGAAGATATCTCAGCATATGTTTCCGGTGAAAGAGAAATTCCACCACGTGTTAATCAGAAATTGTCAGATAAATGGTTAGCAATAGCTAAATTGTATAGTGATAACAATTATAAGGATATCTTATTAGGGAATTATTCTAACGGAGGTTTGCAAAAAGAGGAAATTGAATCTTTAATAAAAGCCATGAAGTTTAAAGCACCTATTGCAATGAAATTTGCTGATGAACTAATTGAAGAAGCAAATGGTCCTGAATCAGAACTTACTAAATTAGTTGATATTTTTTCCACTAAAGATGCTCTTTTGGGTTTAAGCTCCATTGGTAAAAAGGTGGAGTATACCGGAGAATGA
- a CDS encoding 1-acyl-sn-glycerol-3-phosphate acyltransferase, translated as MNIKGAENIPYNRAFIICANHSSFIDIPCLYVIFQNYFVFTGKKEIEKWPLFKIFYTSGMNILVDRNNSGKYSIAFKRMMEVLEENIPLVIFPEGTISPISPSLCEFKTGAVSLAIHKKVPILPITFTTNWKRLQKGGFFKGKAGPGIAQVIIHPLIDTKELSKKDISLLNDRVKETISTPLYNLYTNT; from the coding sequence ATGAATATTAAAGGAGCCGAAAATATTCCTTATAACCGGGCATTTATTATTTGTGCCAATCATTCTTCATTTATTGATATACCCTGTTTGTATGTGATTTTCCAAAATTATTTTGTTTTTACAGGCAAGAAGGAGATCGAAAAATGGCCATTGTTTAAAATATTTTATACGTCAGGTATGAACATCCTTGTTGATAGGAACAACAGTGGTAAATATTCAATAGCTTTTAAACGTATGATGGAAGTGTTAGAGGAAAATATTCCATTAGTGATTTTCCCGGAAGGAACAATTTCGCCTATCTCGCCTTCGCTATGTGAATTTAAAACAGGTGCGGTTTCTTTGGCCATTCATAAAAAAGTTCCCATTCTTCCAATTACTTTTACCACCAATTGGAAACGACTACAAAAAGGTGGTTTTTTTAAAGGAAAAGCCGGCCCGGGAATCGCACAAGTTATCATACACCCATTAATTGATACAAAAGAATTATCAAAAAAAGATATCTCCTTACTCAATGATCGGGTTAAAGAAACCATCAGTACTCCGCTTTATAATCTATATACAAACACTTAA